A section of the Roseivirga sp. BDSF3-8 genome encodes:
- a CDS encoding RNA polymerase sigma factor, whose product MDEKEVIERLRSGGEKELEHIYVKHRDEFLFWITKNFICSLDEAKDIYQVSILTFYENVVQGKVQSLTSSIKTYLFAIGKNKALASNKKAQRFTSDFSDNMSVAAIDNGHTSEDEDKWRMVESSLEKLGDPCKTLLKQYYYHKKAVSDIADELGYKNADTAKNLKYKCMKRLKKIFETELINFKEA is encoded by the coding sequence ATGGACGAAAAAGAGGTTATTGAGAGGTTAAGAAGTGGAGGCGAAAAGGAACTGGAACACATCTATGTCAAACATCGTGATGAGTTTCTATTCTGGATCACTAAAAACTTCATTTGCTCATTGGACGAAGCAAAAGACATTTACCAGGTTTCTATTCTCACTTTTTATGAGAATGTGGTGCAGGGTAAGGTTCAGTCGCTGACCTCCAGCATTAAAACCTATTTGTTCGCAATTGGTAAAAATAAAGCTCTGGCTTCCAACAAAAAAGCTCAGCGCTTTACCTCGGATTTTTCGGATAATATGAGTGTAGCAGCTATAGACAACGGACACACCAGCGAAGACGAAGACAAATGGCGTATGGTCGAGAGCAGTCTTGAGAAACTGGGAGACCCATGCAAAACGTTGCTCAAACAATACTATTACCACAAAAAAGCCGTATCAGACATCGCAGACGAACTGGGATATAAAAATGCGGACACAGCAAAAAACCTCAAGTACAAATGCATGAAACGTCTTAAGAAGATTTTTGAGACGGAGTTGATTAATTTTAAAGAAGCATAA